One window of the Manduca sexta isolate Smith_Timp_Sample1 unplaced genomic scaffold, JHU_Msex_v1.0 HiC_scaffold_1149, whole genome shotgun sequence genome contains the following:
- the LOC115439800 gene encoding chorion class B protein B.L1, with amino-acid sequence MAVKAFLVACASAFFVQCALGSCLGRFGAGIGPYAAGFDGLGYGGFGYGGLGYGGFGCGGLGYDGFGYGGLGYGGLGYDGFGYGGLDAAYGGGLGVSSASPIAPTGLAVASENVYEGAVAVGGNLPFLGTVAVDGVFPTAGAGAVSYGCGDGAVGIAAEGPIGAAVGPAYGYGGLGGFGIGGYGLGYAGYGARGCGCGCGAFY; translated from the exons ATGGCAGTTAAAGCTTTCCTCGTAGCTTGCGCTTCTGCGTTCTTCGTTCAG TGCGCGCTGGGTAGTTGCTTAGGACGATTCGGTGCTGGCATTGGCCCCTACGCTGCTGGATTTGACGGTCTGGGTTATGGTGGATTCGGCTACGGAGGTCTGGGATACGGTGGATTCGGATGCGGCGGTTTGGGTTATGATGGCTTCGGTTACGGAGGTCTCGGCTACGGCGGTCTTGGCTACGATGGCTTCGGTTACGGCGGCCTCGACGCTGCCTATGGTGGTGGTCTTGGTGTCTCCAGTGCTTCTCCCATAGCCCCCACCGGTCTCGCCGTAGCCTCTGAGAACGTGTACGAGGGTGCTGTCGCTGTCGGCGGTAACCTGCCTTTCCTGGGTACCGTGGCTGTGGACGGCGTGTTCCCCACCGCCGGTGCTGGTGCTGTCTCGTACGGTTGTGGTGATGGTGCTGTTGGCATCGCCGCTGAGGGTCCTATCGGTGCCGCCGTCGGTCCCGCCTACGGATACGGAGGTTTGGGCGGATTCGGTATCGGAGGATACGGACTCGGCTACGCTGGATACGGCGCGCGCGGTTGTGGTTGCGGCTGCGGTGCATTTTACTAA
- the LOC119191170 gene encoding chorion class A protein PC292-like — MSTFAFLLLCVQACLIHNAYSACLGAGLGYGYGGLGYGGLGYDGFGYGGLGCGCGGLAYDGFGYGGLGYGYGGLGYGAGIAGYGVAGAGYGGAGVGNVAVAGELPVAGTTAVAGQVPIIGAVEFGGTAAAAGAVSIAGRCGCGCGGPYLY; from the exons ATGTCTACCTTCGCCTTCCTTCTCCTCTGCGTGCAGGCTTGCCTCATCCAC aatgCCTACAGTGCCTGTCTAGGTGCTGGTCTTGGTTACGGGTACGGAGGGCTTGGTTACGGTGGTCTTGGCTACGACGGTTTTGGCTACGGCGGCCTTGGATGCGGCTGCGGCGGACTTGCTTACGATGGTTTCGGTTATGGTGGTCTCGGTTACGGCTATGGCGGTCTCGGTTACGGCGCTGGTATTGCTGGATACGGTGTGGCTGGTGCTGGTTACGGCGGTGCTGGTGTTGGTAACGTGGCTGTTGCCGGTGAGCTGCCCGTGGCTGGTACCACCGCCGTCGCCGGACAGGTGCCCATCATCGGTGCAGTAGAGTTCGGCGGCACCGCTGCTGCTGCTGGTGCTGTCTCCATCGCTGGACGTTGCGGCTGCGGCTGCGGTGGGCCCTACCTCTACTAA
- the LOC115439805 gene encoding chorion class A protein L11, translating to MSTFAFLLLCVQACLIHNAYSACLGAGYYGAGLGYGYGGLGYGGCGLGGLGYAGLGYDGFGYGGLGYGGWGYGYDGIGAGYGGAGVGNVAVAGELPVAGTTAVAGQVPIIGAVEFGGTAAAAGAVSIAGRCGCGCGGPYLY from the exons ATGTCTACCTTCGCCTTCCTCCTTCTCTGCGTGCAGGCTTGCCTCATCCAC aatGCGTACAGCGCGTGTCTCGGCGCCGGCTACTACGGTGCTGGTCTCGGCTACGGCTATGGCGGCCTCGGCTATGGAGGATGCGGACTAGGCGGCCTCGGTTACGCTGGTCTTGGTTATGACGGATTTGGCTATGGCGGCCTTGGTTACGGCGGCTGGGGCTACGGCTATGACGGTATCGGAGCTGGTTACGGCGGTGCTGGTGTTGGTAACGTTGCTGTCGCCGGTGAGCTGCCCGTGGCTGGTACCACCGCTGTCGCCGGTCAGGTGCCCATCATCGGCGCCGTGGAGTTCGGCGGTACCGCGGCTGCTGCTGGTGCTGTCTCCATTGCTGGACGTTGCGGTTGCGGCTGCGGTGGACCCTACCTTTactga
- the LOC119191176 gene encoding chorion class B protein B.L1-like, with amino-acid sequence MAAKIILIACTSALLVQSAVSACLGGIGSGWGYGGLGYGGLGYAGLGYDGFGYGGLGCGGFGYGGLGYGGFGYGGLGYDGFGCGGLDAAYGGGLGVSSASPIAPTGLAVASENVYEGAVAVGGNLPFLGTVAVDGLFDTAGAGAVSYGCGDGAVGIAAEGPIGAAVGPAYGYGGLGGFGVGGYGLGLGYAGFGARGCGCGCGAFY; translated from the exons ATGGCTGCCAAGATTATTCTCATCGCTTGCACTTCTGCGCTCTTGGTTCAG AGCGCTGTAAGCGCCTGTCTTGGAGGCATCGGCAGTGGTTGGGGCTATGGCGGCCTTGGCTATGGAGGTCTAGGTTACGCCGGATTGGGCTATGATGGATTTGGTTACGGCGGTCTCGGTTGCGGTGGATTCGGCTACGGCGGTCTCGGCTACGGCGGATTCGGATACGGTGGTCTTGGCTACGATGGATTCGGATGCGGCGGACTCGACGCTGCCTATGGTGGTGGTCTTGGTGTCTCCAGTGCTTCTCCCATAGCCCCCACCGGTCTCGCCGTAGCCTCTGAGAACGTGTACGAGGGTGCTGTCGCTGTCGGCGGTAACCTGCCTTTCCTGGGTACCGTGGCTGTGGACGGTCTGTTCGACACCGCCGGTGCTGGTGCTGTCTCGTACGGTTGTGGTGATGGTGCTGTCGGCATCGCCGCTGAGGGTCCCATCGGTGCCGCTGTCGGTCCCGCCTACGGATACGGAGGTCTGGGCGGATTCGGTGTCGGAGGTTACGGACTCGGACTCGGCTATGCTGGATTCGGAGCTCGCGGCTGTGGTTGCGGTTGCGGCGCATTTTACTAA
- the LOC119191178 gene encoding chorion class B protein PC10-like, giving the protein MSAKAVLVFCASALLVQSAVGTCLGRLGTGWGYGGLGYGGLGYGGWGYDGFGYGGLGYGGLGYGRLGCGIGAIAPAADIAVASGLGAAYGGGLGVSSASPMAPTGLAVASENVYEGAVAVGGNLPFLGTVEVAGEFPTAGAGAVSYGCGDGAVGIAAEGPIGAAVGPAYGYGGLGGFGVGGYGLGLGYAGVGARGCGCGCGAWY; this is encoded by the exons atgtcCGCAAAAGCTGTGCTCGTCTTCTGTGCCTCTGCACTCTTAGTCCAG AGCGCTGTTGGCACCTGTCTTGGACGCCTCGGCACCGGCTGGGGCTATGGCGGTCTCGGCTACGGAGGTCTGGGTTACGGCGGATGGGGCTATGATGGATTTGGCTACGGTGGTCTTGGCTATGGTGGTCTTGGATACGGTCGTCTGGGATGCGGCATTGGCGCCATCGCTCCTGCTGCGGACATCGCTGTCGCCAGCGGCCTCGGAGCTGCTTATGGTGGTGGTCTCGGTGTATCCAGTGCTTCTCCCATGGCTCCCACTGGTCTTGCCGTAGCCTCTGAGAACGTATACGAGGGTGCTGTCGCTGTTGGCGGTAACCTGCCTTTCCTGGGAACCGTGGAAGTTGCCGGAGAGTTCCCCACCGCTGGTGCTGGTGCTGTCTCGTACGGTTGTGGTGATGGTGCTGTTGGCATCGCCGCTGAGGGTCCCATCGGAGCTGCTGTCGGTCCCGCCTACGGATACGGAGGTCTGGGCGGATTCGGTGTCGGAGGTTACGGACTCGGACTCGGCTACGCTGGAGTCGGCGCGCGCGGTTGCGGTTGCGGCTGCGGTGCTTGGTACTGA
- the LOC119191169 gene encoding chorion class B protein M2410-like — translation MSAKAVLVFCASALLVQSAVSTCLGGFGLGYGGLGYTGLGYDGLGYGGLGYGGLGCGGLGYGGLGYGGLGYGTGLGAAYGGGLGVSTGSAIAPVGLAVASENVYEGAVAVGGNLPFLGTVAVDGLFDTAGAGAVSYGCGDGAVGITGEGPIGAGFGYGAGFGGYGLGLGYGARGCGCGCGAWY, via the exons ATGTCCGCCAAAGCTGTGCTCGTATTCTGCGCTTCCGCTCTCTTGGTTCAG agcGCTGTAAGCACTTGTCTCGGAGGCTTTGGTTTGGGCTACGGGGGTCTGGGTTACACTGGGCTGGGTTACGATGGTTTGGGCTACGGCGGTTTAGGCTATGGCGGTCTAGGCTGCGGTGGTCTAGGCTACGGTGGTTTAGGCTACGGCGGCCTCGGATACGGCACTGGCCTTGGAGCTGCCTATGGAGGTGGTCTCGGTGTCTCTACTGGTTCTGCCATTGCCCCTGTCGGTCTCGCTGTGGCTTCTGAGAACGTATACGAGGGTGCTGTGGCTGTCGGCGGAAACCTGCCCTTCCTGGGTACCGTGGCCGTGGACGGTCTGTTCGACACCGCCGGTGCTGGCGCTGTCTCGTACGGTTGTGGTGACGGCGCCGTCGGTATCACCGGTGAGGGTCCCATCGGCGCTGGTTTCGGATACGGCGCTGGATTCGGTGGCTACGGCCTCGGACTCGGCTACGGCGCTCGAGGCTGCGGCTGCGGATGCGGTGCCTGGTACTAA
- the LOC115439796 gene encoding chorion class CA protein ERA.1, translating to MSTFAFLLLCVQACLIHNAYSACLGTGYYGAGLGYGYGGLGYGGCGLGGIGYAGLGYDGFGYGGLGYGGLGYGGLGYGVGYDGIGAGYGGAGVGNVAVAGELPVAGTTAVAGQVPIIGAVGFTGDALAAGSVSIAGRCGCGCGGPFVY from the exons ATGTCTACCTTCGCCTTCCTTCTTCTTTGCGTGCAAGCTTGCCTtatccac AATGCGTACAGCGCGTGCCTTGGTACCGGCTACTACGGGGCCGGGCTCGGCTACGGCTACGGCGGTCTCGGCTATGGAGGATGCGGTCTAGGCGGTATCGGTTATGCTGGTCTGGGCTATGATGGCTTCGGCTACGGCGGCCTTGGTTATGGCGGTCTTGGTTACGGCGGCTTGGGATATGGTGTCGGCTACGACGGTATCGGTGCTGGTTACGGTGGTGCCGGCGTTGGTAACGTGGCCGTCGCCGGTGAGCTGCCCGTGGCTGGTACCACCGCCGTCGCTGGTCAGGTGCCCATCATCGGCGCTGTCGGTTTTACCGGTGACGCTCTCGCCGCTGGCTCCGTCTCCATCGCCGGACGTTGCGGTTGCGGTTGCGGCGGTCCTTTCGTCTACTGA
- the LOC115439797 gene encoding chorion class A protein PC292 encodes MSTFAFLLLCVQACLIHNAYSACLGTGYYGAGLGYGYGGLGCGGCGVGGIGYAGYDGFGYGGLGYGGLGYGGWGYGVGYDGIGAGYGGAGVGNVAVAGELPVAGTTAVAGQVPIIGAVGFAGDALAAGSVSIAGRCGCGCGCGGAYLY; translated from the exons ATGTCTACCTTCGCCTTCCTTCTTCTTTGCGTGCAGGCTTGCCTCATACAC AATGCGTACAGCGCATGCCTTGGCACTGGCTACTATGGCGCCGGTCTCGGCTACGGCTACGGCGGTCTGGGTTGTGGAGGATGCGGTGTAGGCGGCATTGGTTACGCCGGTTATGATGGCTTTGGTTACGGCGGACTTGGCTACGGCGGCCTTGGTTATGGCGGTTGGGGCTATGGTGTCGGTTACGACGGTATTGGTGCTGGTTACGGCGGTGCCGGTGTTGGTAACGTAGCTGTGGCCGGCGAGCTGCCCGTGGCTGGTACCACCGCCGTCGCTGGACAGGTGCCCATCATCGGCGCTGTCGGTTTCGCCGGTGACGCTCTCGCCGCTGGTTCCGTCTCCATCGCCGGACGTTGCGGTTGCGGCTGCGGCTGCGGTGGGGCTTACCTTTACTAA